The nucleotide window GAGGACGGATCCCTGGGAGGAATCTCCATCGACCTGCTGGACTATGTAACAGAAAACACCGGTCTTAAATTTGAGTTCGTATGTGTGGATACGCCAGAAGAATTGTATGAGAGATCGGAAAAAAACGAGATCGATCTTGTGGCGGGTATGCCCTATGACTATGATCTGGCTAAAGAACGGCATCTGTCCATGTCACAGGCATACGTATCCTCTCAATACGTGATCCTAATGAATGAAAAATGCAGTGAAGATGATATCGGGAGCGGAACTCTGGCGCTGACGTCCTCGGGGTATTATGGGGGAGAGCATGAAGGAGAGGTGGCATATTATAACAGCACCGATGAATGTATCAGGGCGGTAGCCAAAGGAAAAGCAGATTATACATGTGTTGACGCCTATACGGCCCAGTATTTTGTCAACCTTCCCCAGTATGCGAACCTGAAGCTGATACCCCAGGCATATAAATCCAGGGAGATATGCTTTGGTATCGTAAAGCCCGGCCCCCAGGAGCTGATTTCCGTTTTGAACAAGATCATCTTGCTGATACCGGAGGAGGAGATGCAGAAGATCCTAATCCGAAATACGGTACAAAAGCAGTCCTTTTCTGTCCAAAGCTTTATCAAGGCGAATCCTCTTGAAACCATAGGGCTGGTCGCTGGGATTTTAATGCTCATTATCTTGTTCCTGCTGTACTTTCTTCGACAAAGAGCGCGCATGAGCAAACAGATGGCGCTGGAGCTGAAAAAGCATTTTCGGGTATACGGTCTGGTGAACGAATATTTCCTGGAATACAGTTTTCGGGATAATAAGACGATCGTCTCCGCACCATCGAAGGAAAGCAGCCGTCCCCGTCTGATCGTATATGACCACAACAAGGCGGAGAGCAATGAGGACGAAGAAAAGCAGAAAGAGATTTTCTACAAGATACTCAGCTCTTGTGACGATGGAGTGCATGAGCTTCAGCTGTATTTTGAAGGGGGCTGTCACTGGGTACGGATAGCCGTTGAGACGGTGTTCGACGGAGAGACGCCGGCGTATACCCTCGGAAAGCTTAATATAATTGATGAGGAAAAGCAGGAAAAGGACATTCTGCTTCAGAAAGCGCAGCTGGACAGCCTGACGCATATCTATAATTCAGAAACGCTCCGAAAACAGATAGAGGAGGCCCTTGCGGCCCTGCATGAGGGAGAAAGAGGGGCGCTCCTGCTGTTCGATGTGGATAATTTTAAAAATGTAAATGATACATACGGGCACATGCAGGGCGACTGGGCGTTAATTCAGGTGGCGGAGCTTTTGAAAGTAAGCTTCCGTTCCAATGATATTGTCGGAAGGCCGGGAGGAGATGAATTCACCGTCTATATGAATTCCATCAAAAACCGTCAGATACTCATGGATAAGTGCCAGTTCCTGTGTGAAAAGGTGCGCGAACTGAAGCTAGAGGACGGAAAAGGGCTGACGATCAGTCTGGGCGCGGTCCTGGCCAGCCGCGGCGATACTTATGATGAGCTGTATACACGGGCGGATAAAGCTTTGTATCAGGCAAAGGAAAAAGGCCGTGACCGGTATCAGATTTGGGAGACAGATACGGAAGACAAATGACAAAAGGCTGCCGCGCTGAGTGATCAGTGCGGCAGCTTTGTTTTTCTCTGCTCTTTTATATCTGCTGAATAAATTCATCAATATAATACAGAGCGCTGCCAACAGCGGCTGCCTCAAACCCTTTGGAGGAGGCCTTGATGTACGAGCCGTCGGTTGGGAAAGTAGAACGGGCGCTCACCAGCTCCTTCAGCCTTTCAATGTATGGTTCCAGATAAATTCCTACGTATCCGCCCAGGATCAGATCACAGTCCAGAGACATGTTGATATTATTGATCAATATGGATAAATTCTGGAGATAGACGTCAAAGCACTGACGAAATGCTTCATTTCCGTTTTTAAGGCCCTCGAAAAAAGCGGCCAGATTATCCCCCGCCATGGTGGAGAGAAGCTTGGCATTTAAATAGGCATCGGAGCAGCCGATTTTCCCGCAGTAGCAGGGAAGTCCATTGGGGTCCAGGGTGACATGGCCGAATTCGGCGCTTCGGTTGGATACGCCTAAGTAGGTCTCGCCTCCCATTAAGATAGATCCGCCTACCGTATTGCTGAGTGAGAGATAAGCGATGGTGTCAATGTCAGAACGGCCCCAGAATTCGGCCAGTCCGCCGCAATTGGCGTCGTTGTACAGGGTATAGGGGAACGGAATATACGGTCGGATGCATTCATAGAAGTTCCCGGGTACAGGAAGGGAAGACTGGAAAATATAAGTCCCGTATTCCGTGATGATTCCCGGTATGGAGATTCCGATTCCGAGCACCCGGTCCGGACTTACTCCAGAGGCTTTTAAAAATTCGGATATCTCAAGACTGACTTCCCGGTAGCTTTCCTCCGTCCCTTTGATCTGGTAGTGTTTTCTTGGCATACTATGGATCACGCAGCCGTTCAGGTTCACAAGGACCATGGAGATATGGTTCAGGGTGATATCCAGTCCGAGAGCGACTTTAGCGTCCGGCACGATGGAAAAGCCTGTGGCTTTGCGCCCGACGCTTGAGGCCAGGGCCCCGTTTTCCATGATCAGCCCGGCGTTTTTCAGATCCTGAAGGTTTTGACTGATGGTGGGGAGACTCATGTGAAGTTCATACGCAATCTCCTGTTTTGAAATCTTATTCCGGCCAGCAATGAGCCGGAATATTTTATTTCGATTGTACTGCTTAATGTTGGCGGTATTGATCGGTGCCATAATATCTCCTTTTATTTTGTTTTTATAAAATTATTTTATAAAATAACTTGTTATTAGTTTAACATATTTCGGGGGAAATGCAATCAAAATTCAGCTCTTTAATATAATGGATGGTCATTTTGCCCATAAAAATATATATTTCAGTTGACAATTTGGAAATATTATACTAATATGCTAATATATTATATAAAATAGTTTTATAAAACTATTATAGTAAAAGCATTTGCGAAATGTCAACAGGAAGAAAGGGATAAGAAAATGAAAGCAGCGTATTTGGAAAAGCCGATGGAAATCGTGATAAGAGACAACGCGGATGTTCCGGTGCCGGGCCCGGAGGAAGCGCTGGTGAAAGTGGAGTACTGCGGAGTGTGCGGTTCGGACGTTCATTTTTATAAGGATGGGCATATCGGAGATGTGACGGCGCCTCCATCATTTATCTTGGGACACGAAGTGGCCGGTACGGTTATGAAGGTGGGAAATCTGGTGAGTGGGCTCCGGCCGGGGGAACGGGTCGCACTGGAGCCTGGCTATCCCTGCGGTACATGTGAGCTTTGCAGGAGCGGCAAATACAATCTCTGCCGGTCCGTCCGCTTTTTTGCTGACCCGCCTACACAGGGGGCCCTTCAGGAATATGTGGTCCATCCGGCGGGAATGTGCTACCCGCTTCCGAAATCTGTGTCCACAGAGGAAGGGGCTTTAGTGGAACCCTTGGCGGTGGGACTTCACGCCGCGGGTCAGGGAAATGTCACATTGGGTGACCGCGTGCTGATCTTGGGCGGCGGCTGCATCGGCCTGGTGACCTTATTGGCGGCGAAAGCGCGGGGAGCATCGGAGATTGTGGTGGCGGATTTGTTTGAGAAGCGTCTGGAAGCTGCGAAACGTTTGGGAGCAAACGGCATTATTAACGCCGGAAAGGAAGACGTGGCGGCCAGGGTGAAAGAAATCTTTGGAGAACGGGGAGCCGATGTGGTATTTGAAACGGCAGGATCGGCAGCGACCATTGGCGAGGCGCCGTTTTTTGTGAAGAGGGGCGGTACGGTGGTACTCGTGGGAATGGCGGCGGAGAGCACGATCAACTTTAACTTTTCTCAGATCATGGTGAAAGAAGTTACGATCAGATCTGTATTTCGCTATCGAAATCTGTATCCTGTGGCGATTGCGGCGATTGCCAGCGGCTCCATCGATGTGAAACCGATCGTCACCCATTATTTTTCTTTTGACGACAGCGACGCGGCTTTCC belongs to Qiania dongpingensis and includes:
- a CDS encoding transporter substrate-binding domain-containing diguanylate cyclase, coding for MKKRLTCLFVAVIMIFMSSVHPVQAARAQGGDRETEAGTGQNQGTRTVRVAYPIQAGLTDVDEQGNYTGYTYEYLQEVAQYTGWDYEFVEVPGDINDSLSALMEMLENGEIDLMGGMVYNEATGQMFDYSSQSYGVRETVLQVLYDTVDNKLINSQVEQSFRIAAPITAKQTRAELEDFCEMNLVTPEYVDCVSVEEQLQALKDGRADMMVNSSMNYIEGVKTVARFSPKPFYFVTTKGKNAELLDELNAAMMNIEQVNPYFSNMLYEKYFSYSEEKLVLSDEEERYVEHTGPLRVGVLSGQAPYQYQKEDGSLGGISIDLLDYVTENTGLKFEFVCVDTPEELYERSEKNEIDLVAGMPYDYDLAKERHLSMSQAYVSSQYVILMNEKCSEDDIGSGTLALTSSGYYGGEHEGEVAYYNSTDECIRAVAKGKADYTCVDAYTAQYFVNLPQYANLKLIPQAYKSREICFGIVKPGPQELISVLNKIILLIPEEEMQKILIRNTVQKQSFSVQSFIKANPLETIGLVAGILMLIILFLLYFLRQRARMSKQMALELKKHFRVYGLVNEYFLEYSFRDNKTIVSAPSKESSRPRLIVYDHNKAESNEDEEKQKEIFYKILSSCDDGVHELQLYFEGGCHWVRIAVETVFDGETPAYTLGKLNIIDEEKQEKDILLQKAQLDSLTHIYNSETLRKQIEEALAALHEGERGALLLFDVDNFKNVNDTYGHMQGDWALIQVAELLKVSFRSNDIVGRPGGDEFTVYMNSIKNRQILMDKCQFLCEKVRELKLEDGKGLTISLGAVLASRGDTYDELYTRADKALYQAKEKGRDRYQIWETDTEDK
- a CDS encoding ROK family transcriptional regulator; the encoded protein is MAPINTANIKQYNRNKIFRLIAGRNKISKQEIAYELHMSLPTISQNLQDLKNAGLIMENGALASSVGRKATGFSIVPDAKVALGLDITLNHISMVLVNLNGCVIHSMPRKHYQIKGTEESYREVSLEISEFLKASGVSPDRVLGIGISIPGIITEYGTYIFQSSLPVPGNFYECIRPYIPFPYTLYNDANCGGLAEFWGRSDIDTIAYLSLSNTVGGSILMGGETYLGVSNRSAEFGHVTLDPNGLPCYCGKIGCSDAYLNAKLLSTMAGDNLAAFFEGLKNGNEAFRQCFDVYLQNLSILINNINMSLDCDLILGGYVGIYLEPYIERLKELVSARSTFPTDGSYIKASSKGFEAAAVGSALYYIDEFIQQI
- a CDS encoding NAD(P)-dependent alcohol dehydrogenase produces the protein MKAAYLEKPMEIVIRDNADVPVPGPEEALVKVEYCGVCGSDVHFYKDGHIGDVTAPPSFILGHEVAGTVMKVGNLVSGLRPGERVALEPGYPCGTCELCRSGKYNLCRSVRFFADPPTQGALQEYVVHPAGMCYPLPKSVSTEEGALVEPLAVGLHAAGQGNVTLGDRVLILGGGCIGLVTLLAAKARGASEIVVADLFEKRLEAAKRLGANGIINAGKEDVAARVKEIFGERGADVVFETAGSAATIGEAPFFVKRGGTVVLVGMAAESTINFNFSQIMVKEVTIRSVFRYRNLYPVAIAAIASGSIDVKPIVTHYFSFDDSDAAFRTVVKEAKDVIKAVIRF